Within Schaalia sp. HMT-172, the genomic segment CGCCGAGCTGCTGACCACCGTTGGCTGCCGCGTCGAAGGCCCCGTCGATGGCACGTTCACCGTCACGGCGCCGTCGTGGCGCCCGGACCTGACGCTTCCGGCGGATCTCGTCGAGGAAGTCGCGCGCCTGGACGGTTACGACAACATTCCTGTCGTGCTTCCTACGGCTCCCGCGGGCCACGGCCTGACCACGGGCCAGAAGGCGCGTCGTCTCGCTGCTGCGATGCTCGCCGACGGCGGCCTCGTCGAGGTTGAGTCCTACCCGTTCGTGTCCGACACCTGGGATCGTCAGGGTATCCCCGCCGACGATCAGCGCCGCGAGGCCCTGCGCCTGCGCAACCCGATGGCGGACGATGCCCCGTGGCTGCGCACCTCGGTGCTCGACACACTCCTCGACGTCGCCGGCCGCAACGCGTCGCGCTCCAACGCGGAGGTCGCCGTCTTCGAGGTCGCGAAGGTAGCCAGGCCCCACGGCACGGTTCCCGCGGCTCTGCCCGGGGCGGAGGAACGCCCCTCGGATGAGGTACTCGCCGCCCTCGAGGCCGGCATCCCGCCTCAGCCGTGGCACATCGGCGGTGTCCTCACAGGCCAGGCTGTCCCGGCCGGCGTGTTGGCGAACGCCCGCGCCTACGACTGGGCGGACGCCCTGGAGTACGTGCGTCGCGTGGCCTCGGCCCTCGGGGTGCGCGTCGAGGTGACCCGCGCCTGGATGGACAAGGCTCCCGCCCACAAGGGGGCCCCGATGCCCGCCCCGGCCACGGATCCCGCGGACGTTGCTCCCTTCCACCCGGGCCGCGTCGCCCGCGTCTTCGTGCGCGCGGGCCGCACGCTCGTGGACGTCGCGCTGGCGGGCGAGCTCTCGCCGGCGGCGTGCCGCGCCTTCGGCCTGCCGGCGCGCGCCTGTGCCTTCGAGATCGACATGGATGCGCTCATCTCCCAGATGAGCGCCGACCCGATCCAGGTCAAGGGCGTCTCGACGTTCCCGCTGGCCAAGGAGGACATCGCTCTCGTCGTTCCGTCTGACATCCCCGCCTCGCGCGTGGAGCAGATCGTGCGTCAGGGTGCCGGCCCGCTCGCGGAATCGGTCTCACTCTTCGATATCTACGAGGGCGACCAGGTGCCCGAAGGCTACCGCTCGCTCGCGTTCGCCCTGCGACTGCGCGCCGCTGACCACACGCTGACCGCAAAGGAATCCGAGGCGGTCCGTGCGCAGGTGGTGGCCAAGGCCAAGAAGGTCCTGGGAGCCTCCTTGCGCGCCTGAGACATCGCGACCAGCGTCTGGCCGGTCGAATCTCACGTGTGGCGCCCCACTCATTGGGGTGTCGCAGGTGCGGATTCGACCGGTCTTCGCCTTAGCATGGTCTTATGCACATTCTTGTAACTGCAGCATCAAAGCACGGGGCGACGGATGAGGTCGCCGACGCCATTGCCCGGCGTATCGAAGCGAGTGGAATCACCGTTGATCGTCTCGCGCCCGCCGACGTCACGTCGGTCTCGGGTTACGATGCCGTCGTTGTCGGATCGGCCGTGTACATCCTCCAGTGGATGCCCGAGGCACACGACTTCATGGAGCGTTTTAAGGACGAGTTGCCCGTCGGACGCGTATGGGCCTTCTCCGTCGGCATGAATGGCGTTCCCAAGCACTCCGAGCAGGACGGCACGCGCGTCGGACCGCTCCTCACCCATGTCAAGTGCCGCGAGCTGCATACCTTCCCGGGTCGGTACAAGCCCTCCCTCCTGTCCCTGCGCGAGCGTTCGGTTGCCCGCCTGGCTGGAGTTGTCGAGGGGGACTTCCGTGACTGGGAGGCTATCGACCAGTGGGCTGATGAGATCGTCGAGGCGCTGAAGGCCTGAGACTGTCAGAACGTGAGTGGGTGAGGGGTGCCCCTCACCCACTTGCGCACATATATGCATATGCATGTATAATCATGCATATGAGTTCAGCAGCAGCGTTCCCCAGCACCAAGAGTGCCAGGCACGAAATGATCCGCAACCTCCTGGCCTCCGAGTCCATCGGTAGCCAGGAAGCGCTGCGCTCACGCCTTGCTCAGCGGGGCATCGACGTCACCCAGACGACGCTGTCGCGCGACCTCATGGACCTGCGGGCCACCAAGGTGCGCAACGCATCCGGCACCCTCATCTACACCGTGCCCGACCACGACGGGGGAGCGACCCACGACGGCGAAGCCGCCAACGTCCGCCTCGCGCGCTGGTGCCAGCTCCTCCTCGTCACCTCCGTCAAAGTCGGCAACCAGCTCGTTCTACGCACCCAGGTCGGGGCGGCCAATCTCCTTGCCTCCTCGATCGACTCCGTGCGCCGAGAGGAAATCGCCGGCACCATCGCCGGCGACGACACGATCCTCGTGATCTGCCGCTCCGAGGAGGATGCTGTCGGCGTCGAACGCATGCTTCTCGCCCTCGCAGAGCCCGGCGCTCTGCCCGAAAACTAGCCACGGCCTCGTCCCAACGAGCCGCGATACGACCCAACGAAACCCCCAGTGGAAGGAACCCCCATGTCGAGCACAGACCGCGTCGTCCTGGCCTACTCAGGCGGCCTGGACACCTCCGTCGCCATCGGATGGATCGGCGAGCAGACCGGCCGCGAGGTCGTCGCCGTCGCCGTCGATGTCGGCCAGGGAGGCGAAGACCTCGAGGTCATTCGTCAGCGCGCTCTCGACTGTGGTGCCGTCGAAGCCTACGTCGCCGACGCTCGCGACGAATTCGCAAACGAGTACTGCATGCCCGCGCTGAAGGCCAACGCCCTCTACGAAGGCAAGTACCCCCTCGTCTCCGCCCTCTCGCGCCCCGTCATCACCAAGCACCTGGTCAAGGCAGCGCGCGAATTCGGTGCCACGACCGTCGCCCACGGCTGCACCGGCAAGGGCAACGACCAGGTCCGTTTCGAAGTGTCCATCACCTCGATGGCCCCCGACATGGACTGCATCTCCCCGGTGCGCGACCTCGCCCTGACCCGCGACGTCGCCATCGAATACGCAGAAAAGCACAACCTGCCGATCGAAACGACGAAGCATAACCCCTTCTCGATCGACCAAAACGTGTGGGGCCGCGCCATCGAGACCGGCTTCCTCGAAGACCTGTGGAACGCCCCCACCAAGGACGTCTACGTCTACACCGACGACCCGACCTACCCGCCGCTGCCCGACGAAGTCGTCATCACCTTCGACAAGGGCATCCCCGTCGCCATCGACGGACGCCCGGTCACCCCGCTTGAGGCCATACAGGAGATGAACCGCCGCGCCGGCGCCCAGGGCATCGGCCGCATCGACATGGTCGAGGACCGCCTCGTGGGCATCAAGTCCCGCGAGATCTACGAGGCGCCCGGCGCCGTCGCCCTCATCGAGGCCCACCAGGCCCTCGAATCCATCACCCTGGAGCGCATGCAGCACCGCTACAAGCGACAGCTCGAGCAGACATGGGGCGAACTCGTCTACGAGGCCCAGTGGTACTCGCCGCTCAAGAAGTCGATGGATGCTTTCATCGAGCACACCCAGGAATACGTGTCCGGCGAGATCCGCATGATCCTTCACGGCGGACGCGCGACCGTCAACGGGCGCCGCTCGGAGTCCTCCCTCTACGACTTCAACCTGGCGACCTACGAGACGGGCGACACCTTCGACCAGTCGTCCTCGCGCGGATTCATCGACATTTACGGCCTGCAGTCCAAGCTCGCGGCCGCACGCGACGTGCGCTTCGGCGTCAATATGGGGTACTGAGTACTCGCTGAGTGTTCTCTCACAGGGAATGTTTCAGTTGGGTTTCAAGAGGTGGGAGCGTCGGCGACGGCGCTCCCACCTCGCCTACTGTGTCGTGTATGACGTTCCAAGACAGTGTGCCGATCGGAGGGGCCGCGGCCACCGATCAGGATGAGACCCTGCGTGAGCGCATGATGCGCTACACAGTCGCTGGCATGTTTTTCGTCGGCTTCGCCGGGAAGGGCGTGCGTGGGATATTCGGAGACATCGGCTCCCTCGTGCCCATGCTCATCCTTCTCGTGGCCTTCGTGGTGCTGTTCCGCAGCTCCGGGCGGTCCCTGCTGTTGCGCCGCTTCCCGACGACGATCAGCCTGTTCGTGCTCTG encodes:
- a CDS encoding flavodoxin domain-containing protein gives rise to the protein MHILVTAASKHGATDEVADAIARRIEASGITVDRLAPADVTSVSGYDAVVVGSAVYILQWMPEAHDFMERFKDELPVGRVWAFSVGMNGVPKHSEQDGTRVGPLLTHVKCRELHTFPGRYKPSLLSLRERSVARLAGVVEGDFRDWEAIDQWADEIVEALKA
- the argR gene encoding arginine repressor, whose amino-acid sequence is MHMSSAAAFPSTKSARHEMIRNLLASESIGSQEALRSRLAQRGIDVTQTTLSRDLMDLRATKVRNASGTLIYTVPDHDGGATHDGEAANVRLARWCQLLLVTSVKVGNQLVLRTQVGAANLLASSIDSVRREEIAGTIAGDDTILVICRSEEDAVGVERMLLALAEPGALPEN
- a CDS encoding argininosuccinate synthase, with translation MSSTDRVVLAYSGGLDTSVAIGWIGEQTGREVVAVAVDVGQGGEDLEVIRQRALDCGAVEAYVADARDEFANEYCMPALKANALYEGKYPLVSALSRPVITKHLVKAAREFGATTVAHGCTGKGNDQVRFEVSITSMAPDMDCISPVRDLALTRDVAIEYAEKHNLPIETTKHNPFSIDQNVWGRAIETGFLEDLWNAPTKDVYVYTDDPTYPPLPDEVVITFDKGIPVAIDGRPVTPLEAIQEMNRRAGAQGIGRIDMVEDRLVGIKSREIYEAPGAVALIEAHQALESITLERMQHRYKRQLEQTWGELVYEAQWYSPLKKSMDAFIEHTQEYVSGEIRMILHGGRATVNGRRSESSLYDFNLATYETGDTFDQSSSRGFIDIYGLQSKLAAARDVRFGVNMGY